The following proteins are encoded in a genomic region of Corynebacterium atypicum:
- a CDS encoding energy-coupling factor ABC transporter ATP-binding protein — MPSISFEHVTVDFDGHTVLSDVDLELTEPRIGVIGPNGCGKSTFARLINGLGEPSSGRVTVDGLDTTRDGARVRRQVGFIFSDADNQIVMPTVLDDVAFSLRRYKLPRAQRRAKALAMLERFGLAEHAEKSPHLLSGGQKQLLALAAVLITEPEVIVTDEPTTLLDLRNRKLIKRVFDTLDQQLIVVSHDLELFDTTDRVIYLNDGRVRGDGPPSAIIPRYVREASGDGAGEGGVQP; from the coding sequence ATGCCGAGCATTAGCTTCGAGCACGTCACCGTAGACTTCGACGGCCACACCGTCCTCAGTGACGTCGACCTGGAGCTCACCGAGCCGCGCATCGGTGTTATCGGCCCCAACGGCTGCGGCAAGTCAACCTTCGCCCGCCTCATCAACGGGCTCGGTGAGCCCTCCAGCGGCAGGGTGACTGTTGACGGCCTCGATACAACACGCGACGGCGCGCGGGTGCGCCGGCAAGTGGGATTCATCTTCTCTGATGCAGACAACCAGATCGTCATGCCAACAGTGCTTGACGACGTCGCCTTCTCCCTGCGGCGCTACAAACTTCCGCGCGCCCAGCGCAGGGCAAAAGCCCTCGCCATGCTCGAGCGTTTCGGGCTCGCCGAGCACGCGGAAAAATCGCCGCATCTGCTCTCCGGCGGGCAAAAACAGCTGCTCGCCTTGGCCGCAGTCCTGATCACCGAACCGGAGGTGATTGTGACAGACGAGCCCACGACGCTGCTCGACTTACGCAACCGGAAGCTCATCAAGCGCGTCTTTGACACCCTCGACCAGCAGCTCATCGTGGTCAGCCACGATCTCGAGCTCTTCGACACCACAGACCGGGTCATCTACCTCAACGACGGACGCGTTCGTGGCGACGGCCCACCAAGCGCTATCATCCCGCGCTACGTCCGCGAGGCGTCCGGCGATGGTGCCGGCGAAGGCGGCGTGCAGCCATGA
- a CDS encoding TIGR03085 family metal-binding protein, translated as MTFAAAERRRLAALLLEKGPQAPTLCEGWQALDLAAHLYIREHRPDAAAGMFVPALSGHLDTITSRVKQRGLEKVVNAWAAGPPRWNPMRYLDRLVNTAENFVHLEDLRRGGGEVKQRDFSQSVDDELWALLGRLAPMFLGKSKKPVVLIAPGRQPIVCARGRGVATQGDDVVRVSGTPGELVLWVYGREKVEVEINGDESAIRRSSV; from the coding sequence ATGACTTTTGCCGCTGCCGAACGCCGCCGCCTTGCCGCGTTGCTCCTTGAAAAAGGCCCCCAAGCTCCCACACTGTGCGAGGGCTGGCAGGCTCTCGACCTCGCTGCGCACCTGTATATTCGGGAGCACCGTCCCGACGCAGCCGCCGGCATGTTTGTGCCGGCGTTGTCTGGCCACCTGGACACAATCACCAGCCGGGTCAAGCAACGTGGGTTGGAAAAGGTTGTGAACGCGTGGGCGGCCGGGCCGCCGCGGTGGAACCCGATGCGCTACCTGGATCGCTTAGTCAATACCGCGGAGAACTTTGTGCACCTCGAGGACCTGCGGCGGGGCGGCGGGGAGGTGAAGCAACGCGATTTTTCGCAGTCCGTCGACGACGAGCTGTGGGCGCTTCTTGGACGGCTGGCGCCGATGTTTCTTGGCAAATCGAAAAAGCCGGTGGTGCTTATTGCCCCCGGCAGGCAACCTATCGTATGCGCACGCGGCCGAGGGGTGGCCACCCAGGGCGACGACGTGGTGCGCGTCAGTGGCACGCCGGGGGAGTTGGTGCTGTGGGTCTACGGCCGCGAGAAGGTCGAGGTAGAGATTAACGGAGACGAGTCCGCCATTCGCCGGTCAAGCGTGTAG
- a CDS encoding energy-coupling factor transporter transmembrane component T family protein — protein MSRTSVPTPPKTARRSFSLSMLPREVPFGVYVPGRTPVHAMNPALKLVAVFAAITVAVFLLHGAIAIAAFAVVIGCAYLVARIPIRVAWTQIAAPLPLLVALAAFQWWQHDLAEAASTLAVLSLCILAASLVPLTTTIEELMDAVEKALQPLSRFGVPAERIGLAIALTIRLIPVQFAQVRQVLEARRARGTGFSLFAFATPVIIRSIRRARALAEALAARGAADD, from the coding sequence ATGAGCCGCACGTCCGTTCCCACGCCGCCGAAGACGGCCAGACGCTCTTTTTCGCTCAGCATGCTGCCGCGCGAGGTCCCCTTCGGGGTCTACGTGCCCGGGCGCACCCCCGTCCACGCCATGAATCCCGCGCTCAAACTGGTCGCGGTGTTTGCCGCCATCACAGTCGCGGTCTTTTTGCTTCACGGCGCCATCGCCATCGCGGCCTTCGCCGTAGTCATCGGCTGTGCCTACCTCGTCGCACGGATCCCCATCCGCGTCGCCTGGACGCAGATCGCCGCGCCGCTGCCGCTGCTGGTGGCTCTCGCCGCGTTCCAGTGGTGGCAGCACGACCTCGCCGAGGCGGCCAGCACCCTCGCGGTGTTGAGCTTGTGCATCCTCGCCGCCAGCCTCGTGCCGCTGACCACCACCATCGAGGAGCTCATGGACGCGGTCGAAAAGGCGCTGCAGCCCTTAAGCCGTTTCGGCGTGCCGGCCGAGCGCATCGGCCTCGCCATAGCGCTGACGATCCGCCTCATCCCGGTCCAATTCGCACAGGTCAGGCAGGTATTGGAAGCGCGTCGGGCGCGCGGCACAGGATTCTCGCTTTTCGCCTTTGCCACCCCGGTCATTATCCGGTCCATCCGCCGCGCGCGAGCGCTGGCGGAAGCACTTGCCGCTCGCGGCGCAGCCGACGACTAG
- a CDS encoding biotin transporter BioY produces the protein MSPTHRLADLAYCAIFAALIIVLAFISIPVGAAGVPIVLQNAAVALTGLVLGARRGFFSVGLFLLVGLVLPVLAGGRTVISALGGPTAGYIVGYLLSAAVAGAIAYRARPGARSGQLVFFTLGAAGALVTQYLAGAIGLMIISGLTVSAAAVAQIPFLIPDAIKFAAMVAIALGVHAAFPDLLRAGRAQPPAAAMTGQPRTTGDAEH, from the coding sequence ATGTCACCTACTCACCGCCTGGCAGATCTCGCCTACTGCGCCATATTCGCAGCCCTGATCATCGTGTTGGCCTTCATCTCCATCCCCGTTGGCGCCGCCGGAGTCCCCATCGTCTTACAGAACGCCGCCGTCGCACTCACCGGGCTCGTCCTCGGCGCGCGCCGAGGCTTTTTCAGCGTCGGGCTCTTCCTCCTCGTCGGCCTGGTGCTACCCGTGCTCGCCGGCGGGCGCACCGTCATTTCTGCACTCGGCGGGCCCACCGCCGGCTACATCGTCGGCTACCTGCTCTCAGCAGCCGTGGCCGGCGCGATCGCGTACCGCGCCCGACCCGGCGCGCGCTCCGGTCAGCTCGTCTTCTTCACCCTCGGCGCCGCCGGGGCGCTGGTCACGCAGTATCTCGCGGGGGCGATAGGGCTGATGATCATCTCCGGGCTGACCGTCTCGGCCGCAGCAGTAGCCCAGATCCCGTTCCTCATCCCAGATGCGATCAAGTTTGCCGCCATGGTCGCGATCGCACTCGGCGTCCACGCTGCCTTCCCCGACCTTTTGCGCGCGGGTCGGGCGCAACCGCCCGCGGCAGCCATGACCGGCCAGCCGAGGACCACGGGCGATGCCGAGCATTAG
- the pgsA gene encoding CDP-diacylglycerol--glycerol-3-phosphate 3-phosphatidyltransferase yields the protein MSNLNVPNVLTSLRIIFVPVFAWLVIRSEGEHLGWMWSAFALFVALMITDKLDGDIARARNLVTDFGKIADPIADKALMITALVCLNVTAGLSWWATAIIVVRELGITVWRMVQLRRGRVVPASKGGKLKTALQTLAVGLYLCPLPGWMDIPTEVVMWLAVLVTAVTGVQYLVDSHRENAGAGTEAARA from the coding sequence GTGTCTAATCTCAACGTGCCCAACGTGTTGACGAGTCTGCGGATTATCTTTGTTCCCGTCTTCGCGTGGCTCGTGATCCGTTCCGAAGGCGAACACCTCGGGTGGATGTGGTCGGCCTTTGCGTTGTTCGTCGCGCTGATGATCACCGACAAGCTCGACGGCGACATCGCCCGGGCGCGCAATTTGGTGACGGATTTTGGCAAGATCGCCGACCCGATCGCCGATAAGGCCCTGATGATCACGGCGCTGGTGTGCCTGAATGTGACAGCGGGCTTGAGTTGGTGGGCGACGGCCATCATCGTCGTGCGTGAGTTGGGCATCACCGTCTGGCGCATGGTGCAACTGCGCAGGGGCCGGGTGGTGCCGGCGTCCAAGGGCGGCAAGTTGAAGACGGCCCTGCAGACCCTCGCGGTGGGGTTGTACTTGTGCCCGCTTCCGGGCTGGATGGACATTCCCACCGAGGTTGTGATGTGGCTGGCTGTGCTCGTCACGGCGGTGACCGGTGTGCAGTACCTGGTGGATTCGCACCGCGAGAACGCCGGCGCGGGCACCGAAGCTGCGCGGGCGTAG
- a CDS encoding TerC family protein: MTVPLWIWAVTLVVILGFFVFDFYSHVRTPHEPSLKEAAGWSIFYVVLALLFGVFVYVVWTHQHGVEFLTGYVTEKALSIDNLFVFALIMGAFQIPRKYQQKVLLIGIALALFFRLLFILAGAAVIEAWSDVFYIFGIFLLVTAAKMVIDEARDAPPTDPNDMWVIKALRKVVPVTTGFESDHLIVHKKGAHAVTPLMVALIAIGLIDVMFALDSIPAIYGITTEAYLVFTTNAFSLLGLRQMYFLLDGLLDRLVYLSYGLSMILGFIGVKLILHALHENNLPFINGGENLESAPEVGTEASLIVIVVVLTITVVASVWKNKRDQASGAVDTRQKAPRE; the protein is encoded by the coding sequence ATGACGGTGCCGCTATGGATCTGGGCGGTCACCCTAGTGGTGATCCTCGGATTTTTTGTCTTCGACTTTTATTCGCACGTGCGCACCCCCCACGAGCCAAGCCTGAAAGAGGCCGCGGGCTGGTCCATCTTCTACGTGGTCTTGGCGCTGCTCTTCGGGGTCTTCGTCTACGTTGTGTGGACCCACCAGCATGGCGTGGAGTTCCTCACGGGCTACGTCACGGAAAAGGCGTTATCGATTGACAACCTCTTCGTCTTCGCGCTGATCATGGGGGCCTTCCAGATCCCACGCAAGTACCAGCAAAAGGTGCTGCTCATCGGCATCGCGCTGGCGCTGTTCTTCCGTCTGCTGTTCATCCTCGCCGGTGCAGCCGTCATCGAGGCGTGGTCGGACGTGTTCTATATCTTCGGTATCTTCCTGCTTGTCACGGCGGCGAAGATGGTGATCGACGAGGCGCGCGACGCGCCGCCGACGGACCCGAACGATATGTGGGTGATCAAGGCACTGCGCAAGGTGGTTCCGGTCACCACGGGGTTCGAGTCGGACCACCTCATCGTGCACAAGAAGGGCGCGCACGCGGTCACCCCGCTGATGGTGGCGCTCATCGCGATCGGGCTTATCGACGTCATGTTCGCCCTGGACTCCATCCCCGCGATTTACGGGATTACCACCGAGGCCTATTTGGTCTTTACCACCAACGCGTTCTCTTTGCTGGGCCTGCGCCAGATGTATTTCCTTTTGGACGGGCTGCTGGATCGCTTGGTCTATCTTTCCTACGGGCTCTCGATGATCCTGGGATTCATCGGCGTGAAGCTCATCTTGCACGCGCTGCACGAGAACAATCTGCCGTTTATTAATGGCGGTGAGAACCTGGAGTCAGCCCCGGAGGTGGGCACGGAGGCGTCGCTCATCGTCATCGTGGTGGTGCTGACTATCACGGTGGTTGCCTCGGTGTGGAAGAACAAGCGTGATCAGGCCAGCGGGGCCGTCGATACGCGGCAGAAGGCGCCGCGCGAGTAG
- a CDS encoding CinA family protein → MATNSCSSSQWDERVQPAQLTELARCVIEELCERGETLGLCESLTAGLACATLASVPGASAVLRGGLVTYATDLKQSLALVDAAVLAQFGPVAAETARQMARGASRQLGCDWAVSLTGVAGPSKQDGHPVGEVWLGLFPRAR, encoded by the coding sequence ATGGCCACGAATAGCTGTTCCTCGTCCCAGTGGGACGAGCGTGTCCAGCCGGCGCAGCTTACGGAGCTTGCCCGCTGCGTCATCGAGGAGCTGTGCGAGCGCGGGGAAACGCTCGGCCTGTGCGAGTCGCTTACCGCGGGGCTTGCGTGTGCGACGCTCGCCTCGGTGCCGGGGGCTTCGGCAGTGTTGCGCGGGGGGTTGGTCACGTACGCCACGGACCTCAAGCAAAGCCTAGCGCTTGTCGACGCCGCGGTGCTTGCGCAGTTCGGGCCCGTTGCGGCGGAGACGGCGCGGCAGATGGCTCGTGGCGCCAGCCGGCAGTTGGGCTGTGATTGGGCGGTGTCGCTGACCGGGGTAGCAGGCCCGAGTAAGCAGGATGGTCACCCCGTGGGGGAGGTGTGGCTAGGGCTTTTTCCCCGCGCCCGGTGA
- a CDS encoding DNA translocase FtsK, producing MSASKRSGSPQRRPPKKRRRERDPLAPSTSAFRAAETSGERTGSAFSALTEAFRRAPDQSAGAGKRARKVEDSGTRGSRWLRRGRGEQRAQNEGKDTSPGMARKVATPAAADAENGETAGADGGGGLASRGSFGDRSDAVGLILLGLAAILGASVWMDIAGPVGAGIAAGVHFVIGSGALILPVLLVAAALVVMLGTPQPVQVQWRVTAGLAVLAVAMLGLIHVISGNPSDWESRMQAGGGIGTLVGGLLAAGFSSYVAIPLLILILTYGALLVTGITVRQAWEALVSWVGGALTAGNAASDAEDADDLYGGVDNELERRASGQVPRTPCPSLAVKPARKKPRPRTPMEAYPVAQADRGTLFDAPTPDQRFANADTGPLPVVASDTEPASSKPRKPARASRRTAPASRAAADKPADQTAASAKDAEEKDPVARSREAMRTAIIARSGIDPAKIPASTPKSEQQQPAASPEKREPEGDQDYELPSTSLLIDGEPPKTRSEVNDRIIEAITEVFAEFKVNAAVTGFSRGPTVTRYEVELGPGVKVSKITNLQSNLAYAVATDNVRLLTPIPGKSAVGIEVPNTDRELVRLADVLNAPAVTSNHDPMLIGLGKDIEGDFVSASVQKMPHLLVAGSTGSGKSAFVNSMLVSLLTRATPEEVRLILVDPKMVELTPYEGIPHLITPIITQPKKASAALQWLVEEMEQRYLDMKSARVRHIKDFNRKVCAGQVTAPAGSQREYRPYPFIVCVVDELADLMMTAPKEIEDSIVRITQKARAAGIHLVLATQRPSVDVVTGLIKTNVPSRLAFATSSLTDSRVILDQSGAEKLIGMGDALFIPQGAGRPQRLQGAFVTDEEIQRVVEAAKAQAEPHYTEGVTEEKQSEAKKEIDEDIGKDLDDLLEAVELVVTSQLGSTSMLQRKLRIGFAKAGRLMDLMETRGVVGPSQGSKAREVLVKPEELDTIIWMIKGADPAEAPKEADAEDATAGGADGSDWAEPARTVSAAGTNPSGGAV from the coding sequence ATGTCTGCGAGCAAGCGCAGTGGGAGCCCGCAGCGGCGCCCACCTAAAAAACGTCGCCGGGAGCGGGACCCGTTGGCCCCGTCCACCTCGGCGTTTCGCGCTGCCGAGACCTCGGGAGAGCGCACAGGGAGCGCGTTTTCTGCCCTCACCGAGGCTTTTCGCCGCGCGCCGGATCAATCCGCGGGCGCCGGCAAGCGGGCCAGGAAAGTGGAAGACTCCGGTACCCGCGGATCGCGCTGGTTGCGGCGCGGGCGAGGTGAACAACGTGCACAGAACGAAGGAAAGGACACTTCACCAGGGATGGCACGGAAGGTAGCCACACCCGCCGCGGCGGACGCTGAGAACGGGGAGACAGCCGGTGCCGACGGGGGCGGCGGTTTGGCCTCCCGGGGCAGCTTCGGCGACCGTTCAGACGCGGTGGGGTTGATTCTCCTTGGATTGGCGGCCATCCTCGGCGCCTCGGTCTGGATGGATATCGCCGGCCCCGTCGGCGCCGGAATAGCCGCGGGAGTGCACTTCGTCATCGGGTCTGGGGCGTTGATCCTTCCGGTACTGCTCGTCGCCGCGGCGCTCGTCGTGATGCTCGGTACCCCGCAGCCGGTGCAGGTGCAGTGGCGGGTAACGGCTGGCTTAGCGGTGCTCGCCGTGGCCATGCTGGGCCTGATCCACGTGATTTCTGGCAATCCCTCCGACTGGGAGTCTCGGATGCAAGCTGGCGGGGGCATCGGCACGCTGGTCGGCGGGCTGCTCGCCGCCGGGTTCAGCTCCTACGTCGCCATCCCGCTGCTCATCTTGATCCTCACCTACGGGGCCCTCTTAGTCACCGGTATTACCGTGCGCCAGGCATGGGAGGCTCTCGTCAGCTGGGTGGGCGGCGCGCTCACCGCTGGCAACGCGGCCTCGGATGCCGAGGACGCCGACGATCTCTACGGCGGCGTCGACAATGAACTCGAGCGGCGGGCCTCCGGGCAGGTGCCGCGCACGCCGTGCCCGAGCCTCGCGGTCAAGCCCGCGCGGAAGAAGCCCAGGCCCCGCACCCCGATGGAAGCCTATCCGGTAGCTCAGGCCGACCGGGGTACGCTTTTCGATGCCCCGACGCCCGACCAGCGCTTCGCCAACGCGGACACCGGACCGCTACCGGTGGTCGCCTCGGATACCGAGCCGGCTAGCTCCAAACCTCGAAAGCCCGCTCGCGCCTCCCGGCGCACGGCCCCCGCGTCGCGGGCGGCGGCGGACAAGCCGGCCGACCAGACGGCGGCCTCAGCCAAGGACGCGGAAGAAAAGGACCCGGTGGCGCGCTCGCGGGAGGCGATGCGCACCGCGATCATCGCCCGCTCGGGTATCGATCCAGCCAAGATTCCCGCGAGTACCCCGAAAAGCGAGCAGCAACAGCCCGCCGCGTCCCCGGAGAAGCGAGAGCCCGAGGGCGACCAAGACTACGAGCTGCCGTCGACGAGCCTATTGATTGACGGCGAGCCGCCGAAGACGCGCTCCGAGGTCAACGACCGCATCATCGAGGCGATCACCGAGGTATTCGCTGAGTTTAAGGTCAACGCCGCGGTGACGGGATTTTCGCGCGGGCCCACGGTCACCCGCTACGAGGTGGAGCTCGGCCCCGGCGTCAAGGTCTCCAAGATCACCAACCTCCAGTCCAACCTGGCCTACGCGGTGGCCACCGATAACGTCCGCTTGCTCACCCCGATCCCGGGGAAGTCGGCCGTGGGCATCGAGGTGCCGAACACGGACCGCGAATTGGTCCGGTTGGCAGACGTCCTTAACGCCCCCGCGGTGACCTCGAACCACGACCCGATGCTCATCGGGCTGGGCAAGGATATTGAAGGAGACTTCGTCTCCGCGTCGGTGCAGAAGATGCCGCACCTGCTGGTCGCCGGTTCTACGGGTTCCGGTAAGTCGGCGTTTGTGAACTCGATGCTTGTCTCGCTTCTGACCCGGGCGACCCCGGAAGAGGTGCGCCTCATCCTGGTCGATCCGAAGATGGTCGAGCTCACCCCCTACGAGGGCATCCCGCACCTCATCACGCCCATCATCACACAGCCGAAGAAGGCCTCGGCGGCGCTGCAGTGGCTCGTAGAGGAGATGGAACAGCGCTACCTGGACATGAAATCCGCGCGAGTGCGCCACATTAAGGACTTCAACCGAAAGGTGTGCGCCGGCCAGGTGACCGCGCCGGCCGGTTCCCAGCGGGAGTACCGCCCGTACCCGTTCATCGTCTGCGTCGTCGACGAGCTCGCCGATCTCATGATGACCGCGCCGAAGGAGATCGAGGATTCGATCGTCCGGATCACCCAGAAGGCCCGCGCCGCGGGAATCCACCTGGTGCTGGCCACCCAGCGCCCCTCGGTGGACGTGGTGACCGGGTTGATCAAGACCAACGTTCCCTCGCGGCTGGCCTTCGCGACGTCTTCCTTGACCGACTCGCGGGTCATCCTGGATCAGTCGGGTGCGGAAAAGCTGATCGGCATGGGCGACGCCCTCTTCATCCCCCAGGGGGCGGGGCGGCCGCAGCGCCTCCAGGGCGCCTTCGTCACCGACGAAGAGATTCAGCGCGTAGTCGAGGCGGCGAAGGCCCAGGCCGAGCCGCACTATACCGAGGGCGTAACCGAGGAGAAGCAGTCCGAGGCGAAGAAAGAGATCGACGAGGACATCGGCAAAGACCTCGACGACCTTCTCGAGGCCGTGGAGCTGGTGGTGACCTCCCAGCTCGGCTCGACTTCGATGTTGCAGCGCAAGCTGCGCATCGGATTCGCCAAGGCGGGTCGCCTGATGGACCTGATGGAAACGCGCGGCGTCGTCGGCCCCTCGCAGGGCTCGAAGGCGCGCGAGGTCCTGGTAAAACCCGAGGAGCTCGACACGATCATCTGGATGATCAAGGGCGCGGACCCGGCCGAGGCACCGAAGGAGGCCGACGCGGAAGATGCCACGGCCGGCGGGGCGGACGGCTCGGATTGGGCCGAGCCTGCCCGCACAGTGTCCGCGGCCGGTACCAATCCGTCCGGCGGAGCGGTCTAG
- a CDS encoding PspA/IM30 family protein, which translates to MANPFSKFWNYLMALFDSKIEENADPKVQIQQAMEEAQRQHQALSQQAAAVIGNQRQLEMQLNRRLGEIEKLQANTKQALQLADKARAGGDEKKAVEYENAAEAFAAQLVTAEQSVEDTKQLHDQAIRQAEQAKQAVERNAAQLQQKVAERSKLLSQLEQAKMQEKVAESVQSMNSLTSGSSPNLDQVREKIERCYANALGQAELAENSVEARMAEVEQAGVQLAGHSRLEQIRAEMNGGRPAGEVESKGQSAIEGSTASGSATSPQADPDAVARRMRELRGE; encoded by the coding sequence ATGGCGAATCCTTTCTCAAAGTTCTGGAACTACCTGATGGCTCTCTTTGACTCCAAGATCGAAGAGAACGCCGATCCGAAGGTGCAGATTCAGCAGGCTATGGAGGAGGCGCAGCGTCAGCACCAGGCGCTCTCCCAGCAGGCCGCCGCCGTCATCGGCAACCAACGGCAGCTGGAGATGCAGCTCAATCGCCGGTTGGGTGAAATTGAGAAGCTCCAGGCTAACACCAAGCAGGCGCTGCAGCTTGCCGATAAGGCCCGGGCCGGCGGCGATGAGAAAAAGGCCGTGGAATACGAGAACGCCGCCGAGGCCTTCGCCGCGCAGCTGGTTACCGCCGAGCAGTCCGTCGAGGACACGAAGCAGCTGCACGATCAGGCGATCCGCCAGGCCGAGCAGGCCAAGCAGGCGGTGGAGCGCAACGCCGCTCAGCTGCAGCAGAAGGTCGCCGAGCGCTCGAAGCTGCTCAGCCAGCTGGAGCAGGCAAAGATGCAGGAGAAGGTCGCTGAGTCGGTGCAGTCGATGAATTCGCTGACCTCCGGCTCTTCGCCGAACCTCGATCAGGTCCGTGAGAAGATCGAGCGCTGCTACGCCAACGCCTTGGGCCAGGCCGAGCTCGCCGAGAACTCGGTCGAGGCGCGGATGGCCGAGGTGGAACAGGCCGGCGTTCAGCTGGCCGGCCATTCGAGGCTGGAGCAGATTCGCGCCGAGATGAACGGCGGGCGTCCCGCCGGCGAGGTGGAGTCGAAGGGCCAGTCGGCGATCGAGGGGTCGACCGCATCGGGCTCTGCTACCAGCCCGCAGGCCGATCCCGACGCGGTGGCGCGCCGGATGCGTGAGCTGCGCGGCGAATAG
- a CDS encoding helix-turn-helix domain-containing protein, whose protein sequence is MTSAPATLPASASTHRRQPEPLLRAALGDALRGFRAERRITLRELAETARVSPGYLSEIERGRKEASSELIAAICHALGVTVADLLIEAAGTMAIGQAVADELAGLPS, encoded by the coding sequence ATGACCTCCGCACCCGCGACACTGCCCGCCTCTGCCTCCACGCACCGGCGGCAACCGGAGCCGCTGCTGCGAGCCGCGCTCGGCGATGCGCTTCGTGGCTTCCGCGCGGAGCGCCGCATCACGCTGCGCGAACTCGCAGAAACCGCCCGGGTCTCCCCCGGCTACCTCTCGGAGATCGAACGCGGCCGGAAGGAAGCATCCTCAGAGCTGATCGCCGCGATCTGCCACGCGTTGGGCGTTACCGTCGCCGACCTGCTCATCGAAGCCGCCGGCACCATGGCCATCGGCCAGGCCGTAGCCGATGAGCTCGCGGGGCTACCCAGCTAG
- the recA gene encoding recombinase RecA: protein MAKQAKKKTTQAKGDDRQKALDVALAKIEKGYGKGAIMRLGDESRPPVSAISSGNTAIDVALGVGGFPRGRVVEIYGPESSGKTTVALHAIASAQKEGGIAAFIDAEHALDPEYARALGVDTDALLVSQPDTGEQALEIADMLVRSGAIDVIVIDSVAALTPKAEIEGEMGDSHVGLQARLMSQALRKMAGALYNAGTTAIFINQLREKIGVMFGSPETTTGGKALKFYSSVRCDVRRIQTLKDGQDAIGNRTRLKVVKNKVSPPFKIAEFDIIYGEGISRESSIIDLGVEQGIVKKSGSWFTYEGEQLGQGKEKVRLNLKDNPELADEIEEKIFIKLGVGKYAQAKEEELSDETVDVIPNVDFDDPEDTSAEAAEDASTES, encoded by the coding sequence ATGGCTAAGCAGGCGAAGAAGAAGACGACGCAGGCGAAGGGGGACGACCGCCAGAAGGCCCTCGACGTGGCGCTCGCCAAAATTGAAAAGGGCTACGGCAAGGGCGCCATTATGCGGCTGGGCGATGAGAGCCGCCCGCCGGTCAGCGCGATTTCCTCCGGCAATACGGCGATCGACGTCGCCCTCGGCGTCGGCGGGTTCCCGCGCGGGCGCGTCGTAGAGATATACGGCCCCGAATCGTCCGGCAAGACTACCGTCGCGCTGCACGCTATCGCCTCCGCGCAGAAGGAGGGCGGGATCGCCGCCTTTATTGACGCCGAGCACGCCCTCGACCCCGAATACGCGCGGGCGCTGGGCGTAGACACCGACGCGCTGCTCGTCTCCCAGCCGGATACGGGTGAACAGGCCCTGGAGATTGCGGATATGCTCGTGCGCTCCGGCGCGATCGACGTCATCGTCATCGACTCGGTCGCGGCGCTGACGCCGAAAGCCGAGATCGAAGGCGAGATGGGCGACAGCCACGTGGGACTGCAGGCGCGCCTGATGAGCCAGGCGCTGCGCAAGATGGCCGGCGCCCTCTACAACGCGGGCACCACCGCGATCTTTATCAACCAGCTGCGCGAAAAGATCGGTGTGATGTTCGGTTCCCCGGAGACCACTACGGGAGGTAAGGCGTTGAAGTTCTACTCGTCGGTGCGGTGCGACGTGCGGCGCATCCAGACGCTCAAGGACGGCCAAGACGCCATCGGCAACCGCACGAGGCTCAAGGTAGTCAAGAACAAGGTGTCCCCGCCCTTCAAGATCGCGGAGTTCGACATCATCTACGGCGAGGGCATATCGCGTGAGTCCTCCATCATTGACCTTGGCGTTGAGCAGGGCATAGTGAAAAAGTCCGGCTCGTGGTTCACCTACGAGGGCGAGCAGCTCGGCCAGGGCAAGGAGAAAGTTCGGCTGAACTTGAAGGACAACCCGGAGCTGGCCGACGAGATCGAGGAGAAGATCTTTATCAAGCTCGGGGTGGGCAAGTACGCCCAGGCCAAAGAGGAGGAGCTGAGCGACGAGACCGTCGACGTCATCCCCAACGTCGATTTTGACGATCCAGAGGACACCTCGGCCGAAGCAGCCGAGGACGCCTCCACGGAGTCTTAG
- a CDS encoding DUF3046 domain-containing protein: MRLTEFHRLVIGEFGDTGGDFVVHSHVLADHGKTGEELLECGIDPAVVWAALCEDFQVPPERRLGPDEP; this comes from the coding sequence ATGCGCTTGACTGAGTTTCACAGGTTAGTCATCGGAGAGTTTGGCGACACGGGAGGCGACTTCGTCGTGCACTCGCACGTGTTAGCGGATCACGGGAAAACGGGGGAGGAGCTCCTGGAGTGCGGGATCGACCCGGCGGTGGTGTGGGCAGCGCTCTGTGAAGACTTCCAGGTCCCGCCGGAGCGTCGGCTCGGCCCAGACGAGCCGTAG